From a region of the Methanothermobacter tenebrarum genome:
- the hisG gene encoding ATP phosphoribosyltransferase, whose protein sequence is MKIKMAIPSKGRISEPTIRLLEKAGIGLKDTLKRRLFSQTEHPNIEVMFTRATDIPEFVADGAADLGITGLDLIMERGSNVKILEDLKFGRAKLVLAAPEDSNIKDPEDIEDGSIIATEFPKLTSQYLKERGINAEIVELSGSTEIAPFIGVADLIVDLTSTGTTLKMNHLRVVDTILKSSVKLIANHESYHKKKKLIEEVRTGIRGVLDAQGKKLVMLNVNQDQLEAVKKVMPGMTGPTVSRVLSDNGIVAVHAVVDEKDVFKVVNELKRVGAKDILVVPIERIIQ, encoded by the coding sequence TTGAAGATTAAAATGGCGATCCCATCAAAGGGTAGAATAAGCGAACCTACCATAAGATTATTGGAAAAAGCAGGCATTGGATTAAAGGACACTTTGAAAAGAAGATTATTCTCACAAACAGAACATCCAAACATTGAGGTCATGTTCACAAGGGCCACTGATATACCAGAGTTTGTTGCTGATGGCGCGGCAGACCTTGGAATAACAGGCCTAGATCTTATAATGGAAAGGGGAAGCAATGTTAAAATCTTGGAAGATCTCAAGTTTGGAAGGGCGAAACTCGTATTAGCAGCCCCTGAGGATTCAAATATAAAAGATCCAGAGGATATCGAGGACGGATCTATAATAGCGACAGAATTCCCCAAACTAACAAGTCAATACTTAAAGGAGAGGGGTATAAACGCTGAAATAGTTGAACTCAGCGGCTCAACAGAAATAGCACCATTCATTGGAGTTGCGGATCTTATAGTGGACTTGACAAGTACTGGTACAACCTTAAAGATGAACCATCTTCGTGTCGTGGACACAATCCTCAAAAGTTCAGTGAAACTCATAGCAAATCATGAAAGCTACCATAAAAAGAAAAAACTTATCGAGGAAGTTAGAACAGGCATCAGAGGGGTCTTGGATGCGCAAGGCAAAAAACTTGTAATGTTAAATGTCAACCAAGACCAGCTAGAAGCTGTTAAAAAAGTCATGCCTGGGATGACAGGCCCTACGGTATCTCGGGTCTTATCTGATAATGGTATAGTAGCAGTGCATGCAGTGGTGGATGAAAAAGACGTGTTCAAGGTTGTTAATGAACTTAAACGTGTCGGTGCAAAGGATATCCTTGTAGTCCCCATCGAAAGAATAATACAATAG
- a CDS encoding amidohydrolase family protein, which produces METENILIKDAQILDAHGQRKGSVLIENDKIKEISPSISPEGVNKVINAEGKLLIPGFVNTHTHLSMTLFRGIADDLKLEKWLNDYIWPLEAHLNGEYCYAGALLGCVEMIKSGTTTFNDMYFYMDHVAEAVKESGLRAVISHGMIDFGDEKKRKAEIKESKRIIRKCHGMADGRIKVALGPHSPYTCSRQLLDEVRSLADKYGLLIHIHVAETEDEVRQVKDKYGERPFIYLDEIGFLGEDVIAAHAVWLSSSEIHILRSRGVKLSHNPASNMKLASGVSPVEELINMGVCVSLGTDGAASNNNLDMLEEMKIAALLQKIKKMDPTALDAGTVFKMATINGAAALGMADEIGTIEVDKKADLALINTRRSSITPWRNPTSHLVYAASGCDVESVICNGEILMENDKLESLDEKYVIELAENAAEELISKA; this is translated from the coding sequence ATGGAGACAGAAAACATTCTAATAAAGGATGCTCAGATTTTAGATGCACATGGTCAAAGGAAGGGTTCAGTATTGATAGAAAATGATAAAATAAAGGAAATATCCCCTAGTATCAGCCCAGAAGGTGTTAACAAGGTGATCAATGCGGAGGGGAAACTTTTAATCCCCGGGTTTGTGAATACACATACTCATCTTTCAATGACACTCTTCAGGGGGATTGCTGATGATCTTAAACTTGAAAAATGGCTTAATGATTATATTTGGCCTCTCGAAGCGCATCTTAATGGTGAATATTGTTATGCTGGGGCTCTTCTGGGTTGTGTGGAGATGATAAAGTCTGGGACAACAACATTCAATGACATGTATTTTTATATGGATCATGTGGCGGAGGCCGTGAAGGAGAGCGGTCTGCGTGCTGTGATAAGCCATGGGATGATAGATTTTGGTGATGAAAAAAAGAGGAAGGCTGAGATAAAAGAATCGAAGAGGATAATCAGAAAATGTCATGGGATGGCTGATGGACGGATAAAAGTTGCCTTGGGACCTCACAGTCCATATACTTGTTCCAGACAGCTTTTAGATGAAGTGAGGAGTCTTGCAGATAAATATGGACTCCTTATACATATTCATGTGGCCGAGACAGAAGATGAGGTCAGACAAGTGAAGGATAAGTATGGTGAGAGGCCGTTCATTTATCTTGATGAGATTGGTTTTCTTGGTGAGGATGTTATCGCCGCACATGCTGTGTGGCTTTCATCATCTGAAATTCATATTCTAAGGTCAAGGGGTGTTAAATTGTCACATAATCCTGCTAGTAACATGAAATTGGCATCAGGGGTTTCACCTGTTGAAGAACTTATAAATATGGGGGTATGTGTTTCCCTTGGGACTGATGGGGCTGCTTCGAATAATAACTTGGACATGCTTGAGGAGATGAAGATAGCAGCATTACTGCAAAAGATAAAGAAAATGGATCCAACAGCCTTGGATGCTGGGACTGTCTTTAAAATGGCTACGATAAATGGGGCTGCCGCGCTTGGGATGGCTGATGAGATCGGGACTATAGAAGTGGATAAGAAGGCAGATCTTGCCCTTATAAATACTAGGAGAAGTAGTATCACCCCTTGGAGGAATCCGACATCCCATCTTGTCTATGCCGCTTCTGGCTGTGATGTTGAAAGTGTAATCTGCAATGGTGAAATTCTAATGGAAAATGATAAATTAGAATCATTGGATGAAAAATATGTTATTGAACTTGCAGAGAATGCAGCTGAAGAGTTAATCTCTAAGGCATGA
- the tfrA gene encoding fumarate reductase (CoM/CoB) subunit TfrA: MESEVYQCDVLIIGSGGAGSRAAIEVSKHGLEALIVSKGLSFKSGCTGMAEGGYNAAFGFVDAEDDPEIHYQDTMKGGGFLNDPKLVRILVNEAPDRLIDLENYGALFDRQESGILDQRPFGGQTYRRTCYQGDRTGHEIITALKEEITRRGIETLDEIMITSLIVDEDERSVQGAMGISLKDSRPICFNAKSTILASGGAGHIYPVTSNTLQKGGDGFSIAWDAGAELIDMEQVQFHPTGMVWPESRRGVLVTEAVRGEGGILLNKDGERFMKRYDPRLELATRDVVSRAIYNEIMEGRGTKNGGVYLDVTHLPDNVIEEKLETMFLQFLDVGVDIREKPMEVAPTAHHFMGGVRIDPWCRTNLKNLFAAGEVAGGVHGANRLGGNALADTQVFGRRAGISATKNALKNDFKLNREHVEAEEYRIKNKVREGDLRPAEIKRRLHDTMWENVAIIRDGKSLKSAISTIRSLQGELERLDVPESSRFNKYLQEALEVENMLKTAALVTRSAIIRKESRGSHFRKDYPETKDKWKKSIVLSKNKKPYFIKR, translated from the coding sequence ATGGAAAGCGAAGTGTATCAATGTGATGTTCTCATAATAGGCTCTGGTGGTGCTGGTAGCCGAGCGGCCATAGAAGTATCAAAGCATGGTCTTGAAGCCCTGATAGTATCAAAGGGTCTATCCTTCAAATCAGGATGCACTGGGATGGCAGAGGGCGGTTATAATGCAGCATTCGGTTTCGTGGATGCTGAAGACGACCCCGAGATCCACTACCAGGATACTATGAAGGGGGGTGGATTCTTAAATGATCCCAAACTTGTAAGGATCCTAGTTAATGAAGCACCTGATCGTCTTATAGACCTTGAAAATTACGGGGCTCTATTTGATAGGCAAGAATCAGGGATACTTGATCAGAGACCATTCGGAGGTCAAACATATCGTAGAACATGCTACCAGGGTGACAGGACAGGACACGAGATTATAACAGCACTGAAAGAGGAGATAACAAGGAGGGGTATAGAAACCCTAGACGAGATCATGATAACATCTCTAATAGTTGACGAGGATGAAAGGAGCGTACAAGGTGCTATGGGCATTTCATTAAAAGATTCAAGGCCTATATGCTTTAACGCGAAATCCACTATACTAGCAAGTGGAGGTGCTGGGCACATTTATCCCGTCACTTCAAACACACTACAGAAGGGTGGTGATGGTTTCAGCATAGCCTGGGACGCTGGTGCAGAACTTATCGACATGGAACAAGTCCAATTCCACCCCACAGGGATGGTATGGCCAGAATCTCGCAGGGGCGTCCTTGTGACAGAGGCTGTGAGGGGTGAAGGTGGCATACTCCTAAACAAAGATGGTGAACGTTTCATGAAAAGGTATGATCCTAGATTAGAGCTTGCAACAAGGGATGTTGTCTCAAGGGCTATCTACAACGAAATCATGGAAGGACGTGGGACAAAGAATGGTGGCGTTTACTTGGATGTAACCCATCTACCAGATAATGTAATAGAGGAAAAATTAGAGACAATGTTCTTGCAATTTTTGGATGTGGGTGTTGACATCCGAGAGAAGCCAATGGAGGTGGCTCCAACAGCCCACCATTTCATGGGTGGTGTTAGAATAGACCCATGGTGTCGTACAAATCTTAAAAACTTATTTGCAGCTGGTGAAGTGGCTGGTGGTGTCCATGGGGCTAACAGGTTAGGGGGGAATGCCCTAGCTGACACCCAAGTCTTCGGTAGACGAGCAGGTATTTCAGCCACAAAGAACGCCCTTAAAAATGATTTCAAACTCAACAGAGAGCATGTGGAAGCTGAAGAATATAGGATAAAGAACAAGGTCAGGGAAGGCGACCTAAGACCAGCAGAGATTAAAAGAAGATTACATGATACCATGTGGGAAAATGTCGCCATTATAAGAGATGGAAAATCCCTCAAATCAGCCATCTCCACCATAAGATCACTCCAAGGAGAACTTGAGAGATTAGATGTCCCAGAGAGTAGCAGATTCAACAAGTACCTCCAAGAGGCCTTGGAGGTCGAGAACATGCTTAAAACAGCGGCGCTCGTAACAAGATCAGCCATAATCCGCAAAGAAAGCAGAGGATCCCACTTTAGAAAAGACTACCCAGAAACAAAGGATAAATGGAAAAAAAGTATCGTGTTAAGTAAAAACAAGAAACCATACTTTATTAAAAGATGA
- a CDS encoding DUF120 domain-containing protein, whose translation MKIKGTLTSGSGEGAYYMSKKLYKLQFKEKLGFEPYPGTLNIIIQEEHVPLIRKCLRGAEKIEGKGEFGDVLYIKSTFNNKIKGALVFPVKTHHSQRILEFIAPVYIRQTLKLEDGDTVTLYLDDCKKNKS comes from the coding sequence ATGAAAATCAAGGGGACTTTAACATCAGGATCTGGTGAAGGAGCTTATTACATGTCAAAGAAATTATACAAGCTCCAATTCAAGGAAAAACTAGGATTTGAACCGTATCCTGGAACCCTTAATATAATAATCCAGGAAGAGCATGTCCCTCTTATAAGAAAGTGTCTAAGAGGTGCGGAGAAAATAGAAGGAAAAGGCGAATTTGGAGATGTACTATATATAAAGTCCACCTTTAATAATAAAATCAAAGGAGCTCTAGTATTCCCAGTTAAAACACACCACTCACAGCGTATACTTGAATTCATAGCACCAGTTTATATTCGCCAAACACTTAAATTAGAGGATGGAGATACCGTCACCCTATACCTAGACGATTGTAAAAAAAATAAGTCGTGA
- a CDS encoding endonuclease V — protein MARLQCEWSKKVIKEDVISHFKNICGADVSFTVNNKGIAAAVIMGSKLEVLEKKYKKVELPIPYLSGFLGFREADAILDVVKELEHPFDVLMVNGNGTLHPRGFGLASHVGVLLGKPTIGITKKPIKEAERDNSLLKINGRVEGKIVNGMVVSVGHKISLKTAVKVVKNTSIYKMPEPLRQAHIFCTEKAKEELK, from the coding sequence ATGGCACGTTTACAATGTGAATGGTCAAAGAAGGTTATCAAAGAGGATGTTATTTCGCACTTTAAAAATATATGTGGTGCAGATGTTTCCTTCACAGTGAATAATAAGGGTATAGCAGCAGCCGTAATAATGGGCTCTAAACTAGAAGTCCTTGAAAAAAAATACAAGAAAGTGGAATTACCCATACCATATCTGAGTGGGTTTTTAGGCTTCAGAGAAGCTGATGCTATCTTAGATGTTGTTAAAGAATTAGAACATCCATTTGACGTTCTAATGGTTAATGGGAATGGCACATTACATCCAAGAGGTTTTGGATTGGCGAGTCATGTTGGAGTTCTTCTCGGGAAGCCCACCATTGGCATCACCAAAAAGCCCATAAAAGAAGCTGAAAGGGATAATTCACTTTTAAAAATAAATGGCAGAGTTGAAGGTAAAATAGTCAATGGCATGGTTGTAAGTGTAGGACATAAAATAAGTTTAAAAACTGCTGTGAAAGTAGTTAAAAATACAAGTATATATAAGATGCCAGAACCCCTCAGACAAGCCCACATATTTTGCACAGAAAAGGCTAAAGAGGAACTAAAATGA
- the cutA gene encoding divalent-cation tolerance protein CutA, which yields MFAMVYITTSGLEESERIGKILVKERLAGCVNIIPSIKSFYWWDDKIEEDEESILIVKTIEENVKEIIKRVKALHSYENPCIIHIPIKGGSEDYLKWLLGEIR from the coding sequence ATGTTTGCCATGGTATATATAACAACGTCTGGGCTAGAAGAATCAGAGAGGATAGGTAAAATTTTAGTCAAAGAAAGGCTAGCAGGGTGTGTGAACATAATACCTTCCATAAAGTCATTTTATTGGTGGGATGATAAAATAGAAGAGGATGAAGAGTCCATACTAATAGTTAAAACCATAGAAGAAAATGTTAAAGAAATTATAAAAAGGGTCAAAGCCCTACATAGTTATGAAAACCCATGCATCATCCATATTCCCATCAAAGGAGGATCAGAAGATTACCTCAAATGGTTATTAGGGGAAATAAGATGA
- the leuS gene encoding leucine--tRNA ligase — MDIERKWQKKWEKAGIFQANPQGGKKLFLTVAYPYPSGAMHIGHGRTYTVPDVYARFKRMQGYNVLFPMAWHVTGAPVIGIARRIQRKDPWTWKIYQEVHKVPPEELEKFTDPEYIVEYFSKEYKRIMKAMGYSIDWRREFKTTDPQYQKFIEWQIKKLKEKGLVRKGEHPVKYCPECENPVGDHDLLEGEGVGINQLTILKFKLEDSYLVAATFRPETIFGATNLWLNPKEKYIKVKVDGEKWIISEKSYENLSQQKKDTKIIEEINPEELIGSNVKNPMTGEKHPILPAYFVDPEYGTGVVFSVPAHAPADYIALRDLKKDKKLQKKYKIENTLEGIKPVNVITIEDYGECPACEIIKKFKIKNQKDPKLDDATNELYKIEHAKGKMSQHIPEYGGKPVAEAREKIAERLKSEGKADEIFDFAEHPVICRCGSRCIVKIMENQWFIKYSDKKWKNLTLECLNSLRIVPEEVKANFEYYIEWLDDWACARRIGLGTPLPWDPDWIIEPLSDSTIYMSYYTIAPHLKKLPANALNDEFFDKIFLDQDNKLKIDEKMANRISREFNYWYPLDWRLSAKDLIGNHLTFHLFHHSAIFPPSKWPKGIVVFGMGLLEGKKMSSSKGNVVLLSDAIEAHGADVVRLFLMSSAEPWQDFDWREKEVIGTKRRLEWFREFGEKIFNIIGSERLSVSEIPEPTSFIGKWMMDRINLRIREATKALEGFQTRRALQEAFFLLRKDVDHYMKRIRDRVDEEAKDVLRYLLSVWIRLMSPFIPHTAEEMWEKYVGDGFVSEAPWPRVYEEFISLKIQKAEEMVQETVKDIMEIKKILNITPEKVHVYVAPEWKWRVLEMAYEIGKPDMGALMGRAISEGIHDDKKELADFIKRVIKDIVRGEYPGRVDEHKILSDAKDYIEAEVNARIMIHEDAEYDPEGKAKNAIPYKPAIYLE; from the coding sequence TTGGATATCGAAAGAAAATGGCAGAAAAAATGGGAAAAAGCAGGGATCTTCCAAGCCAACCCACAAGGTGGTAAGAAACTATTCTTAACAGTGGCTTATCCATATCCAAGCGGTGCCATGCACATAGGCCATGGGAGAACCTACACTGTACCAGATGTGTATGCGCGGTTTAAACGAATGCAAGGCTATAATGTACTTTTCCCAATGGCATGGCACGTGACAGGCGCCCCAGTCATTGGAATAGCTAGGAGAATCCAGAGAAAAGACCCATGGACGTGGAAAATATACCAGGAAGTCCACAAGGTCCCCCCAGAGGAACTGGAAAAATTCACAGACCCAGAATATATCGTGGAATATTTCAGCAAAGAATACAAGCGGATAATGAAAGCAATGGGCTACTCAATCGATTGGAGAAGAGAATTCAAGACAACAGACCCCCAATACCAGAAGTTCATCGAATGGCAGATAAAAAAATTAAAAGAGAAAGGATTAGTCCGCAAAGGAGAACATCCAGTAAAATATTGTCCAGAATGTGAAAACCCAGTAGGAGACCATGACCTCCTAGAAGGTGAAGGTGTGGGTATAAACCAACTCACAATACTCAAATTCAAATTAGAAGACTCATACCTTGTAGCTGCGACATTCCGCCCAGAAACCATCTTCGGAGCCACAAACCTCTGGTTAAACCCAAAAGAAAAATATATTAAAGTGAAAGTGGATGGGGAGAAATGGATTATAAGCGAAAAATCATATGAGAACCTATCACAACAAAAAAAGGACACTAAAATCATAGAGGAGATCAACCCAGAAGAACTGATAGGTTCAAATGTTAAAAATCCCATGACGGGCGAAAAACATCCTATACTACCCGCATATTTCGTCGACCCAGAATACGGTACAGGCGTCGTATTCTCAGTCCCGGCACATGCACCAGCAGATTACATTGCACTCCGAGACCTAAAAAAGGATAAAAAATTACAAAAAAAATACAAAATAGAAAATACGCTCGAAGGGATAAAACCAGTGAATGTAATAACAATTGAAGACTATGGAGAATGTCCCGCTTGCGAAATCATCAAAAAATTCAAAATAAAAAATCAAAAAGATCCAAAATTAGATGATGCCACAAACGAACTCTACAAGATCGAACACGCCAAAGGTAAGATGAGTCAACACATACCAGAATATGGTGGTAAACCAGTGGCAGAGGCCCGTGAGAAGATAGCAGAACGCCTAAAATCAGAAGGCAAAGCCGATGAAATCTTTGATTTCGCCGAACATCCTGTGATCTGCCGATGCGGGAGCCGTTGCATCGTTAAGATAATGGAAAACCAATGGTTCATAAAATACTCAGACAAAAAATGGAAAAACCTGACCCTAGAATGCCTCAACTCCCTCAGAATAGTGCCAGAGGAAGTGAAGGCAAACTTCGAATATTACATTGAATGGTTAGATGACTGGGCCTGCGCAAGGAGAATAGGCCTTGGAACGCCTCTACCATGGGACCCTGACTGGATAATAGAACCCTTAAGTGATTCAACAATCTACATGTCATATTATACCATAGCACCGCATTTGAAAAAATTACCAGCTAATGCCCTAAATGATGAATTCTTCGACAAAATTTTCCTAGACCAAGATAATAAACTTAAAATAGATGAAAAGATGGCTAATAGGATTTCGAGGGAATTCAATTACTGGTATCCTCTAGATTGGCGATTATCAGCAAAAGACCTTATAGGTAACCATCTCACGTTCCATCTGTTCCATCATTCCGCCATATTCCCACCATCCAAGTGGCCCAAGGGCATAGTGGTATTTGGCATGGGCTTGCTTGAAGGAAAGAAAATGTCATCATCCAAGGGGAATGTTGTACTATTATCAGATGCTATAGAAGCCCACGGAGCCGATGTTGTAAGACTATTTCTAATGTCATCTGCAGAGCCATGGCAAGACTTTGACTGGAGGGAAAAGGAGGTTATAGGCACTAAAAGGCGCCTTGAATGGTTCAGAGAGTTCGGGGAGAAAATTTTCAATATAATAGGGTCAGAGAGATTATCAGTTTCAGAAATCCCGGAGCCGACATCTTTTATTGGTAAATGGATGATGGACAGGATAAACCTTAGGATAAGAGAGGCTACGAAGGCTCTTGAAGGATTTCAGACGAGAAGAGCCCTCCAGGAAGCCTTTTTTTTGTTGAGGAAAGATGTTGATCATTATATGAAACGTATAAGGGATCGTGTGGATGAAGAGGCTAAGGATGTTCTCAGATACCTTCTAAGTGTATGGATTCGTTTAATGTCACCCTTCATTCCACATACTGCAGAAGAAATGTGGGAGAAATATGTTGGCGATGGTTTCGTATCAGAAGCGCCCTGGCCAAGAGTCTATGAAGAATTTATAAGTTTAAAGATCCAAAAAGCCGAAGAGATGGTCCAAGAGACCGTTAAGGATATAATGGAGATTAAAAAGATCCTAAATATAACTCCTGAGAAAGTGCATGTATATGTTGCCCCTGAATGGAAATGGAGAGTATTAGAGATGGCTTATGAGATTGGCAAGCCTGATATGGGGGCTTTGATGGGACGCGCCATCTCTGAGGGGATACATGATGATAAGAAGGAGCTGGCAGATTTCATAAAGAGAGTCATTAAAGATATTGTGAGGGGAGAGTATCCTGGACGTGTTGATGAGCATAAGATATTATCCGATGCCAAAGATTACATAGAGGCAGAAGTTAATGCAAGAATAATGATCCACGAAGATGCTGAGTATGATCCGGAGGGGAAAGCTAAAAATGCCATCCCTTATAAGCCCGCGATCTACTTAGAGTAG
- the sepS gene encoding O-phosphoserine--tRNA ligase — MKRKDIIKLARKDFEKAWAETGKLLKKPHHDMEYPRLRFKIGKPHILYDTIWRLRDAYLKLGFDEVVNPVFIDEEHIYKQFGPEAPAILDRCFYLAGLPRPDIGLGLEKINEIRKLDVKIDDKKIDNLKEVFRSYKKGILAGDDLVMEVSSALDVSDETGLRVLERVFPEIKDLKPIPTKNTLRSHMTSGWFITLEYLHDKCKLPLKLFSIDRCFRREQREDSSHLMTYYSASCVIADEEVALDVGKAVSESLLEHFGFSKFKFLPDEKKSKYYIPGTQTEVYGYHPKLREWVEIATFGLYSPIALSKYGVDKDVMNLGLGVERLAMILAGENDIREMVYPQIYKEWELSDRELASMLRINLYPVTEDGRRLMEKIIDVWRKHGNEPSPCSFTVYDGEFLGKNVNVEAVEVEENTRLLGPAANNRIFIYDGNILGVPEEEKLDTKLIKEARKKGIDTGIAYMDALAAEAAYKIEEMVVTGSDAVKVRSAIARSLSDLNLRLDKVGMRYITSKNKVIDLRGPTFSTIKARIK, encoded by the coding sequence TTGAAAAGAAAGGATATAATAAAACTAGCTAGGAAAGATTTTGAAAAGGCATGGGCTGAAACCGGCAAATTACTCAAGAAACCCCACCACGACATGGAATATCCCCGTCTAAGGTTTAAAATAGGAAAACCCCACATCCTTTATGATACAATATGGAGATTAAGGGATGCTTATCTTAAACTAGGATTTGATGAGGTTGTTAACCCCGTGTTCATTGATGAAGAACATATCTACAAACAATTTGGACCCGAGGCCCCTGCAATACTTGACAGATGCTTTTATCTTGCAGGATTACCCCGCCCAGACATAGGCTTGGGCCTTGAAAAGATAAATGAAATCAGAAAATTGGATGTTAAAATTGATGATAAGAAAATAGACAATCTAAAGGAAGTTTTCAGATCATATAAGAAAGGTATTCTTGCAGGGGATGATCTAGTAATGGAGGTGTCATCAGCACTTGATGTGAGTGATGAAACCGGTCTAAGGGTGCTTGAAAGGGTTTTCCCTGAGATAAAGGATCTGAAACCCATCCCTACAAAGAATACACTACGTTCACATATGACATCTGGCTGGTTTATAACATTAGAGTATTTACATGATAAATGTAAGCTCCCCTTAAAATTGTTCTCAATAGACCGGTGTTTTAGGAGAGAGCAGAGAGAGGATTCCAGCCATCTTATGACATATTATTCAGCCTCTTGTGTAATAGCCGATGAAGAAGTGGCACTAGATGTTGGTAAAGCCGTTTCAGAGAGCCTCTTGGAACATTTTGGATTCTCTAAGTTCAAGTTCCTCCCTGATGAGAAAAAGTCAAAGTATTATATTCCCGGGACTCAGACAGAAGTTTATGGTTACCATCCCAAGCTTAGAGAATGGGTTGAAATCGCAACCTTTGGTTTATATTCCCCAATAGCACTCTCCAAGTATGGTGTGGACAAGGATGTGATGAACCTTGGACTCGGAGTTGAAAGGCTCGCAATGATATTAGCAGGAGAAAATGATATACGAGAGATGGTTTATCCCCAAATATACAAGGAATGGGAGCTTTCTGATAGAGAACTTGCAAGCATGCTCAGGATAAACTTGTATCCTGTAACAGAAGATGGCCGGAGGCTCATGGAGAAGATAATAGATGTATGGAGAAAACATGGAAATGAGCCTTCACCTTGCAGTTTCACAGTATATGATGGCGAATTCCTAGGGAAAAATGTTAATGTAGAGGCTGTTGAAGTGGAAGAAAACACCCGTCTTTTGGGCCCCGCTGCGAATAATAGAATATTTATTTATGATGGGAACATACTAGGGGTTCCAGAGGAGGAGAAACTTGACACAAAACTTATAAAAGAGGCTAGGAAGAAAGGTATAGATACTGGGATAGCCTATATGGACGCCCTTGCCGCAGAAGCCGCATATAAGATCGAGGAGATGGTGGTGACAGGTTCCGATGCTGTTAAGGTTAGAAGTGCTATTGCACGTTCACTATCTGACCTCAACCTGAGATTAGACAAGGTTGGTATGAGATATATTACAAGTAAAAACAAGGTAATAGATCTTAGAGGACCCACATTTTCAACAATAAAAGCTAGGATAAAATAA
- a CDS encoding fumarylacetoacetate hydrolase family protein, with translation MKFLRFQYNNKTRYGFIEDNRIIEVSAEDYLNDNHKGLRKCPVNVKILPPVNPSKIICVGLNYKDHADELGMEIPEEPIIFLKPPSSIIGDGEFIIYPNMSREVDYEVELAAVISKEAKNVGREDAEDFIAGYTILNDVTARDLQRKDGQWTRAKSFDTFCPIGPWIETDINPHELEISLHLNGELRQYSNTQNMIFDVYELVEFVSNIMTLEKGDIIATGTPPGVGSMKPGDEIEASIEGIGTLKNKVIYSK, from the coding sequence TTGAAATTTCTCAGATTCCAATACAACAATAAAACAAGGTACGGTTTTATAGAGGATAATAGGATCATAGAGGTGTCGGCAGAGGATTATTTGAACGATAATCACAAAGGATTAAGAAAATGCCCGGTTAATGTGAAGATTCTCCCCCCAGTGAATCCCTCGAAGATAATATGTGTAGGCCTCAATTATAAGGACCATGCGGATGAATTGGGAATGGAGATCCCAGAAGAGCCCATCATATTTTTGAAACCCCCAAGCAGTATTATAGGAGACGGCGAATTTATAATTTATCCGAACATGTCCCGCGAAGTTGACTATGAGGTGGAATTGGCGGCTGTAATATCTAAAGAAGCTAAGAATGTGGGTAGAGAAGATGCTGAGGATTTCATAGCAGGTTACACCATATTAAATGATGTTACAGCTAGAGACCTTCAAAGAAAGGATGGACAGTGGACGCGCGCCAAAAGCTTCGACACATTCTGTCCAATCGGCCCATGGATAGAAACAGATATCAACCCACATGAACTCGAAATATCCCTACATTTAAACGGAGAACTCAGACAATACTCAAACACTCAAAACATGATCTTCGACGTATACGAGCTCGTGGAATTCGTATCAAATATAATGACCCTAGAAAAGGGGGATATCATCGCAACAGGAACGCCCCCAGGCGTAGGCTCTATGAAACCAGGGGATGAAATTGAAGCATCCATAGAGGGTATCGGAACGCTTAAAAATAAGGTGATCTACTCTAAGTAG